In the genome of Chloroflexota bacterium, one region contains:
- a CDS encoding NAD(P)-dependent oxidoreductase, with the protein MTKVLITGMSGLIGGLLRERLEAAGGYELSALNRSAVEGVECYQADISDFDAVKAACEGKDVVVHLAAYLGSDDFEGQLRGNIIGTYNVFEAARLAGVKRVVFASSGNTIRGYELVEPYKSIADGDYDNVPVDFAPITHEMIRPEGIYGAAKVFGEALGRYYSDYFDLSVLCVRIGRVTKDNKLGAVRDRSIYLSHDDVAQILHLCVDAPDSLRYDVFLATSNNKWTYRDLEHPRAVLGYEPKNSADDLF; encoded by the coding sequence ATGACAAAGGTATTGATTACCGGAATGAGCGGACTCATAGGCGGGCTGCTGCGTGAGCGGCTAGAAGCGGCCGGCGGCTACGAACTCAGCGCGCTGAATCGCAGTGCAGTCGAAGGCGTCGAATGCTATCAAGCGGACATATCCGACTTCGATGCGGTCAAGGCTGCGTGTGAGGGCAAGGATGTCGTCGTACATTTGGCGGCGTATCTCGGCAGCGACGACTTTGAGGGGCAGCTGCGCGGCAACATCATCGGCACCTACAATGTATTCGAGGCTGCGCGGCTCGCAGGTGTCAAGCGCGTGGTGTTCGCCAGCAGCGGCAACACGATTCGCGGCTACGAACTCGTCGAGCCGTACAAGTCTATCGCGGACGGCGACTACGATAATGTGCCTGTCGACTTCGCGCCTATTACACACGAGATGATCCGACCGGAAGGCATTTACGGCGCGGCTAAGGTATTCGGCGAGGCGCTGGGGCGTTACTATTCCGACTACTTCGACCTGTCCGTGCTGTGCGTGCGCATCGGACGCGTAACGAAGGACAACAAGCTTGGCGCAGTGCGCGACCGCTCAATCTACCTGAGTCACGACGATGTGGCGCAGATCCTGCACTTGTGCGTGGACGCGCCGGATAGCCTGCGATACGACGTGTTCCTCGCGACATCCAACAACAAGTGGACATACCGCGACTTGGAGCATCCGCGCGCCGTTCTGGGATATGAGCCTAAGAACTCTGCGGACGATCTTTTCTAA
- a CDS encoding CoA transferase yields the protein MAGALEGIRILEFTEIIAGPYGGMLLADMGADVIKIEPPWGDPWRHALPIEPGESKTFMSLNRGKRSLTLDLTKQEGRDVVHRLVVDADVVIINYRPDVSYNLSIDYETLSAINPRLVYCDNTAFGRKGPHSQRPGYDIIAQALTGIMASEDKIDDGVPQQVNSTPVADFSTALAIAWAVCAGLFHRERSGKGQKIETTLLGSALAVQPWRFMEVERTDTESRAEFFETLKIMKDAGVPYEDTHGFYRQHFDAARGRTKHAYYRTYQAADGVLAVGCLSDPLRKRMADVLGLRDIRFEPDYDMYSDETREFNIRLNAQAEEKFRQRTVAEWLRILDEARVPAGPVRFVEELVDDEQVVSNGLVVELEHSVVGKVKMVGPMLKMSETPLQPTQPSPALGQHTKDVLLQHGYTAAQLEQLRELGVTL from the coding sequence ATGGCAGGCGCGCTGGAAGGCATTCGGATTCTGGAGTTCACGGAAATTATCGCCGGTCCGTATGGCGGCATGCTGCTCGCCGACATGGGCGCGGATGTTATAAAGATTGAACCGCCTTGGGGCGATCCTTGGCGGCATGCCCTTCCAATTGAGCCGGGCGAGAGTAAGACATTCATGAGCCTCAACCGCGGCAAGCGCAGCCTTACACTCGACCTCACAAAGCAAGAAGGGCGCGATGTCGTGCACCGCCTAGTCGTTGATGCCGACGTGGTGATAATCAACTACCGGCCGGATGTATCTTACAACCTGAGCATCGACTACGAGACGCTTTCCGCCATAAATCCGCGTCTGGTTTACTGCGACAATACGGCTTTCGGGCGCAAAGGTCCGCACAGCCAGCGTCCCGGCTACGACATCATCGCGCAGGCGCTGACCGGAATCATGGCGTCCGAAGACAAGATTGACGATGGCGTGCCGCAACAGGTCAATTCCACGCCCGTCGCCGATTTTTCCACAGCGCTTGCCATCGCTTGGGCAGTCTGCGCCGGGCTGTTCCACCGCGAACGCAGCGGCAAGGGGCAAAAGATAGAGACGACGCTGCTCGGCTCCGCGCTAGCTGTGCAGCCCTGGCGCTTTATGGAAGTGGAACGCACCGACACGGAAAGTCGCGCCGAATTCTTCGAGACGCTGAAGATAATGAAGGACGCCGGCGTGCCATACGAAGACACGCATGGTTTCTACCGGCAGCACTTCGACGCGGCGCGCGGGCGGACCAAGCACGCCTACTATCGCACATATCAGGCTGCGGACGGCGTGCTTGCGGTCGGCTGCCTAAGCGACCCGCTGCGCAAGCGAATGGCGGATGTGCTAGGTCTGCGCGACATTCGTTTCGAGCCGGACTATGACATGTACAGCGATGAGACGCGCGAATTCAACATCAGACTGAACGCGCAGGCGGAGGAGAAATTCCGGCAGCGCACGGTCGCCGAGTGGCTGCGAATACTCGACGAGGCTCGTGTTCCTGCCGGCCCGGTGCGCTTCGTCGAAGAACTTGTCGATGACGAGCAAGTTGTGTCGAACGGTCTCGTGGTGGAACTGGAACACTCTGTCGTTGGCAAGGTGAAGATGGTCGGCCCAATGCTGAAGATGAGCGAGACGCCATTGCAACCGACACAGCCGTCCCCTGCGCTCGGGCAGCACACGAAAGATGTGCTGCTGCAACACGGCTACACCGCCGCGCAGTTAGAACAGCTGCGCGAGCTAGGCGTAACTCTCTAA
- a CDS encoding ferredoxin family protein translates to MTYIIAEPCVDLKDSACVDVCPVDCIYTEDEDNQYFIHPDECIDCAACEPVCPVVAIFAEDDVPEEWRNYIDLNYEYFGLTR, encoded by the coding sequence ATGACCTATATTATTGCCGAGCCGTGTGTTGACCTGAAGGACAGCGCGTGCGTGGATGTTTGCCCAGTGGACTGCATCTACACCGAAGACGAGGACAACCAGTATTTCATCCACCCGGACGAGTGCATCGACTGCGCCGCCTGCGAGCCTGTATGCCCTGTAGTCGCAATCTTCGCCGAGGACGACGTCCCCGAAGAGTGGCGCAACTACATCGACCTCAACTACGAATACTTCGGACTGACGCGATAA